DNA sequence from the Thermodesulfatator atlanticus DSM 21156 genome:
TGCTGGTTCGGCAGTGCTTTTGCCTGAGGTCTTCCTTAAGGCCCTTACCGTGGTTCGCAATCTTGGCTACCAAGTAGAAAAATTCGTGACGGTTAATTTTGATTTTATTAGGCAATATCGCCCGTTGACTAATGTAGTCAACCGTCCTACCATGACGGGCGGAAAAGGTTATCATATTACCGGGCATCACGAGATACTTATTCCCTTGCTTGCAGGGGCGTTACTTGAGGAGTTGGCCCATGAAACTCAAACTTGATTTTGGAAACATAGTTGCAGAGATTGAATTAAACGGCACGGCCTGTGCCAGGGCTATCTGGGAGGCTGCGCCTTTTTCTTCCCTTGTTCATCTCTGGGGCGAAGAGATTTACTTTGAAACACCTGTGACGCATTCCTTAGACGAAACTGCGAAAGATTTGGTAGAAAAGGGAGATGTTGGCTACTGGCCTGATGGAAAGGCCCTTTGTCTTTTCTTTGGGCCTACCCCTATTAGCAGTCCCGGGGAGATAAGGCCTGCAAGTGCGGTAAACATTGTCGGAAGGGTAATTACTTCCCTTGAAGACTTATATCACGTGCCTGAGGGTGCCGAGGTAACTGTTGAAAAAGCTTAGGAGGTGAGAGCTATGCCTATTTATGAGTTCACCTGTGCTGATTGTGGCGAAACCTTTGAAGAGCTTGTTTTAGGCGGAAAGATAGAAGGCCTTAAGTGCCCGAAATGTGGCAGCGAAAGGGTTGAAAAAATCATGTCTGCCTGTGCTTTTAAAAGTGGTGCCAAGTTTGTAAGTGCTTCTGGTAGTAGTGCTTGTTCTGGCTGCACCGCCACAAGTTGCAGCAGTTGTGGGAAATAGGAGGTTTCTTTGCGTAAAATAATCCGAGTAGGCACAAGGGGTTCTAAGTTAGCACTTGCCCAGACCAATTGGGTTATCGCCAAAATAAAAGAAAAGTATCCAGAAATAACCATTGAGACCCAGATCATTAAGACCAAGGGGGACAAGATCCTAGACGTCCCCTTGGCCAAGGTAGGGGGCAAGGGGCTTTTTGTAAAAGAAATTGAAGAGGCCCTTTTGCGCGAAGAAATTGACCTGGCCGTGCATAGCATGAAAGACGTGCCC
Encoded proteins:
- a CDS encoding cyclophilin-like fold protein — protein: MKLKLDFGNIVAEIELNGTACARAIWEAAPFSSLVHLWGEEIYFETPVTHSLDETAKDLVEKGDVGYWPDGKALCLFFGPTPISSPGEIRPASAVNIVGRVITSLEDLYHVPEGAEVTVEKA
- a CDS encoding FmdB family zinc ribbon protein, with product MPIYEFTCADCGETFEELVLGGKIEGLKCPKCGSERVEKIMSACAFKSGAKFVSASGSSACSGCTATSCSSCGK